Proteins from a genomic interval of Toxotes jaculatrix isolate fToxJac2 chromosome 5, fToxJac2.pri, whole genome shotgun sequence:
- the LOC121182711 gene encoding RCC1 domain-containing protein 1-like: MRWFGFGFNAFGQICVHEKLIKGAGSDVAEEVKVSSPTELIRHVDRSGCCLKTSQIKASWSRRASLHLDGDSCVCLAGFGAVISTEPCGVSAVESHGCKDAFISESYLTLAFPERIESWDLQKRDNTPSWSMDLEAQSQSSGPLLNLPLVPGGYIATKPPLYRPLSPNLRAKSLALGGEHAILLCATGAVYTWGLGSHGQLGHGSLTSEDEPRAVEALWGMPMSRVATGGWHSVCISDGGDLYVWGWNESGQLGLPSRGLRKALQQQSSQQAGGLCQDATASPGEEPQEGEKHEEVFISIQAFPALLDVTPSCEIRTVSCGSRHTAAVTTAGDLYTWGWGEYGQLGHQTLLSSDEPQRVEFFREQQMRVVDVVCGTWNTFAAVIKEEVARS; the protein is encoded by the exons ATGCGGTGGTTCGGATTTGGCTTCAACGCATTTGGACAGATTTGTGTCCATGAGAAGTTAATTAAAGGAGCAGGCAGCGACGTCGCCGAGGAAGTAAAAGTGAGCAGCCCAACAGAGCTCATCAGGCATGTAGACAGAAGTGGCTGCTGTTTGAAGACCAGTCAGATAAAAGCAAGCTGGAGTCGAAGAGCATCTTTGCATTTGGATG gtgacagctgtgtgtgccTGGCAGGTTTCGGAGCAGTCATCTCCACCGAGCCCTGTGGTGTTTCGGCGGTTGAAAGCCACGGCTGTAAAGATGCTTTCATCAGTGAATCGTACTTGACCCTTGCTTTCCCAGAAAGGATTGAGTCCTGGGACCTCCAGAAGAGAGACAACACTCCATCATGGAGCATGGACTTAGAAGCCCAATCACAGAGCTCTG GGCCCCTTTTGAATCTTCCATTGGTCCCTGGGGGTTACATAGCCACAAAACCTCCCCTCTATCGCCCCTTATCACCAAACCTGAGAGCCAAGAGTCTGGCCCTGGGAGGAGAGCATGCCATCCTTCTCTGTGCCACAGGAGCTGTGTACACCTGGGGACTGGGCAG TCATGGTCAGTTGGGGCACGGAAGCCTCACTTCTGAGGACGAGCCCAGGGCGGTGGAGGCTCTCTGGGGGATGCCCATGAGCCGTGTTGCTACAGGAGGCTGGCACTCTGTTTGCATTAGTG ATGGGGGTGACCTTTACGTGTGGGGCTGGAATGAGAGTGGCCAGCTTGGACTTCCATCACGAGGTCTGAGGAAAGCACTACAGCAGCAAAGTAGCCAACAAGCAG GAGGATTGTGCCAAGATGCCACAGCATCTCCTGGTGAAGAGCcacaagagggagagaaacatgAAGAGGTATTCATATCGATTCAGGCATTCCCGGCTCTGCTGGATGTCACTCCATCATGTGAAATCAGGACCGTCAGCTGCGGCTCCCGCCACACAGCTGCTGTAACAA CCGCAGGTGATCTCTACACTTGGGGCTGGG GTGAATACGGCCAACTTGGACACCAGACTTTATTAAGTTCAGATGAGCCCCAGCGTGTAGAGTTCTTCAGGGAGCAGCAGATGCGTGTAGTTGATGTGGTGTGTGGGACATGGAACACTTTTGCTGCTGTCATCAAGGAGGAAGTAGCTCGCtcttaa
- the LOC121182714 gene encoding calcium and integrin-binding protein 1-like — protein sequence MGTTASQLGKDLLSEYQELTFLTKQEILLAHKRFTELLGKDDKDRPQARVPMEKILTLPELKSNPFRERICYVFSTSEQKDGSLTFEDFLDLLSAFSDSATLEIKSHYAFRIFDFDNDGTLDCGDLEKLVNCLTGETDDTRLTADEMQQLIKNILEESDIDKDGTVNLSEFQHVISRSPDFVSSFKIVL from the exons ATGGGAACTACGGCAAGTCAGCTTGGGAAGGATTTGCTCTCGGAATACCAA GAACTGACATTCttgacaaaacaagaaattctTCT CGCTCACAAGAGATTCACTGAACTGCTCGGTAAAGATGACAAAGACCGTCCACAAGCCAGAGTACCAATGGAGAAGATTCTTACTCTGCCAGAACTCAAg TCCAACCCTTTCAGGGAAAGAATCTGCTATGTATTCTCAACGTCTGAACAGAAAGATGGAAGCCTCACATTTGAGGACTTTCTGGATCTCCTGAGTGCCTTCAGTGACTCCGCTACTCTGGAAATTAAATCCCATTATGCATTCCGGATATTTG actttgACAATGATGGAACCCTTGATTGTGGTGATCTGGAGAAGCTGGTTAACTGTCTGACCGGGGAGACTGATGACACGAGACTAACAGCAGATGAAATGCAACAGCTCATCAAAAAC ATTCTTGAAGAGTCAGACATTGACAAGGATGGAACCGTGAACCTCTCAGAGTTTCAGCATGTCATTTCAAGATCACCAGATTTTGTCAG tTCTTTCAAGATTGTGCTGTGA